In Desulfovibrio litoralis DSM 11393, a genomic segment contains:
- the fmt gene encoding methionyl-tRNA formyltransferase — protein MPQDINTTNITQASFPQKSRIVFMGTPQLAATILDKLINWQGGEIIAVYTQPDRPAGRGYSLKASEVKTLALKHKLSVYQPLNFKNHEDIKNLAAFKPDFLIVAAYGLILPQAVLDIPKYLPINVHTSLLPFYRGAAPIQRAVMNAEVVSGITIMKMEAGLDTGPILLQKALAIGINETAGTLHDQMAELGAELLIEALEKIKQGKIQPLAQDNTKASYAAKLSKEDGLINFNQKALKIHAHIRGVTPYPGAFAFLTRDDEPSIKVNFLAGEMLNDSTAYNNYIALNQQNERPKHGTILGLENDKLAVVCQDKIYLIPQLQPAGKKIMSAVAFYNGYLAKFKHCRFSLT, from the coding sequence ATGCCACAAGACATCAATACCACAAACATCACCCAAGCTTCTTTTCCCCAAAAGTCTCGTATTGTGTTTATGGGAACTCCACAACTCGCAGCTACTATCTTAGATAAACTAATTAATTGGCAAGGCGGAGAAATTATCGCCGTTTATACTCAACCCGATCGCCCAGCCGGACGCGGTTATTCTCTTAAAGCATCAGAAGTTAAAACTTTGGCTCTAAAACATAAGCTCAGTGTATATCAACCGTTAAACTTTAAAAACCATGAAGACATTAAAAATTTAGCCGCCTTTAAACCTGATTTTTTAATTGTTGCCGCTTACGGACTTATTTTACCCCAAGCCGTTCTTGATATTCCAAAATATCTGCCAATAAATGTACATACTTCTTTATTGCCGTTTTATCGTGGTGCCGCACCAATTCAACGAGCTGTAATGAATGCCGAAGTTGTGAGTGGCATAACAATTATGAAAATGGAAGCCGGGCTTGATACCGGTCCTATTTTACTACAAAAAGCCTTGGCGATAGGAATTAACGAAACTGCCGGAACTTTGCATGATCAAATGGCTGAGTTGGGTGCCGAGCTATTAATAGAAGCGTTAGAAAAAATCAAACAAGGAAAAATACAACCCTTAGCTCAAGATAACACAAAAGCAAGCTATGCCGCAAAACTCAGCAAAGAAGACGGCTTAATCAATTTTAATCAAAAAGCCCTTAAAATACATGCCCATATTCGAGGGGTTACACCATACCCCGGTGCTTTTGCTTTTCTAACAAGAGACGACGAACCGTCAATAAAAGTTAATTTTCTTGCCGGAGAAATGCTTAATGATTCAACAGCTTACAACAACTATATCGCTCTTAATCAACAAAACGAAAGACCAAAACATGGAACAATTTTAGGACTTGAAAACGATAAATTGGCAGTAGTTTGTCAGGATAAAATCTATCTTATTCCCCAATTGCAACCGGCAGGGAAAAAAATTATGTCTGCTGTTGCTTTTTATAACGGATATTTAGCAAAATTTAAACATTGTCGTTTTAGTCTTACGTAA
- the def gene encoding peptide deformylase, which yields MILEVLTHPDPLLKQKSEAITEITPEIRTLAADMIETMYKQQGIGLAAPQVGKQIRLIVIDLSGPELKEEPQVFVNPTLELIGEKQKAEEGCLSVPDYRNTLVRHDKVLLKATDLDNNKIELEASDLFAICLQHECDHLDGILFIDRMSRLKRSLYDARLKKQLKAEKQQ from the coding sequence ATGATACTTGAAGTTTTAACCCACCCTGATCCGCTCCTGAAACAAAAATCAGAAGCAATCACCGAAATTACTCCGGAAATTCGAACTCTTGCCGCTGACATGATCGAAACCATGTATAAACAACAAGGTATAGGTCTGGCTGCTCCGCAAGTAGGAAAACAGATCCGCTTAATCGTAATAGACTTATCAGGCCCTGAACTTAAAGAAGAACCTCAAGTTTTTGTTAACCCAACGCTTGAACTAATCGGCGAAAAACAAAAAGCCGAAGAAGGTTGCCTTTCCGTTCCTGATTATCGCAACACATTGGTCAGACACGATAAAGTCTTATTAAAAGCGACTGATTTAGATAACAACAAAATAGAACTTGAAGCTAGCGATCTGTTTGCAATCTGTCTTCAACATGAATGCGACCACCTCGACGGAATACTCTTTATTGACCGTATGAGCCGTTTAAAACGCAGTTTATATGATGCCAGATTAAAAAAACAGCTTAAAGCGGAAAAACAACAATAA
- the nadA gene encoding quinolinate synthase NadA has protein sequence MNITQEKISKIRQELKKDLFIVGHHYQNDEVIRHVDLRGDSLELARKVSDNNAKYIVFCGVYFMAESAALLAEKEQKVFLPDKTANCVMSQMAPAQLLDTVISKLKAKGRKIIPLAYVNTSVAVKAVCGKHGGAVCTSANAKTMLKWALKQGDGVLFLPDKNLARNTAKDLQLPELEQRIIDIRNNGNNLEISELNKFNLLIWPGCCAIHARFNTEQIEKIRKNNINAKIIVHPECSPELVNLADASGSTSFLIKYVAELPKGSEVFIGTEWNLVKRLAEQYKGIIQVKPLIQSSCSHMNKINEEKLLAVLERLQKATPDELEKMAIQVPELLREDAKNSLLRMLEACSENA, from the coding sequence ATGAATATAACTCAAGAAAAGATTTCCAAAATACGTCAAGAGTTAAAAAAAGATTTGTTTATTGTGGGACATCACTATCAAAACGATGAGGTTATAAGACACGTTGATTTACGTGGCGATTCGTTGGAGCTTGCTAGAAAGGTATCCGATAACAATGCGAAATATATTGTTTTTTGCGGTGTATACTTTATGGCAGAATCAGCCGCTTTACTTGCCGAAAAAGAACAAAAAGTGTTTTTACCTGATAAAACGGCAAATTGCGTGATGTCGCAAATGGCACCGGCACAACTTTTGGATACGGTTATTTCAAAACTAAAAGCCAAGGGAAGAAAAATTATTCCTCTGGCTTATGTTAATACTTCCGTTGCCGTTAAAGCGGTTTGTGGTAAACATGGCGGGGCGGTTTGTACTTCCGCCAATGCTAAAACCATGTTAAAATGGGCGTTAAAACAGGGCGACGGAGTTCTTTTTTTACCCGATAAAAATTTAGCAAGAAACACAGCGAAAGATTTACAATTGCCAGAGTTAGAACAACGCATTATTGATATTCGCAATAATGGCAACAATCTTGAGATAAGCGAACTAAATAAGTTTAACTTATTAATTTGGCCGGGCTGTTGTGCTATTCATGCACGTTTTAATACGGAGCAGATTGAAAAAATTCGTAAAAACAATATAAATGCAAAGATTATTGTCCACCCGGAATGTTCTCCTGAGTTGGTTAACTTGGCAGATGCCTCCGGCTCTACTTCTTTTTTGATTAAATATGTGGCTGAGTTACCAAAAGGTAGTGAAGTTTTTATCGGAACGGAGTGGAATCTTGTCAAGCGTTTGGCGGAACAATATAAGGGCATTATTCAAGTTAAGCCTTTAATTCAAAGTTCTTGTTCTCATATGAATAAGATTAACGAAGAAAAACTTTTGGCTGTTTTAGAGCGTTTGCAAAAGGCTACGCCTGATGAGCTTGAAAAAATGGCAATACAAGTTCCCGAGTTGTTGCGTGAAGATGCTAAAAACTCTTTATTGCGTATGTTAGAAGCTTGTAGCGAAAACGCCTAG
- the epsC gene encoding serine O-acetyltransferase EpsC, translating into MKKEKSDLKIPVLDNIVDALCQPSSYEPVLYRAKSHLPMLSGVELQKIVSLLRQALFPGYFGETTLRLESMRYQLAANLDTISRLLSEQIARALCFDCDNRGVEQLSVKSIESRASELALAFLSTLPKIRHLLVSDVVAAYEGDPAAKTPAETILCYPSISVMINHRIAHELYSLNIPFIPRIISESAHSLTGIDIHPGANIGEEFFIDHGTGVVIGETSIIGQRCRLYQGVTLGALSFPKEEDGSLTKGIARHPILEDRVTVYAGATILGRVTIGADATIGGNTWITQNVPAGTKILQTKYVND; encoded by the coding sequence ATGAAAAAAGAAAAGTCTGACTTAAAAATTCCTGTTTTAGATAACATTGTTGATGCGTTATGCCAACCATCTTCTTATGAGCCTGTATTATATCGGGCAAAGAGCCATTTGCCAATGTTGTCTGGGGTTGAGCTTCAAAAAATTGTCTCTTTGTTGCGTCAAGCTCTTTTTCCCGGTTATTTCGGCGAAACTACCTTGCGTCTTGAGTCTATGCGATACCAGTTGGCCGCTAATTTAGATACTATTTCTCGTTTACTGAGTGAACAAATTGCCAGAGCCTTGTGTTTTGACTGTGATAATAGAGGCGTTGAACAGTTGAGCGTAAAAAGTATAGAAAGTCGTGCGAGCGAACTTGCTTTGGCTTTTCTTTCGACTTTGCCAAAAATACGCCATTTGTTGGTGAGCGATGTTGTTGCGGCTTATGAGGGCGATCCTGCTGCTAAAACTCCTGCGGAAACCATACTTTGTTATCCATCGATAAGCGTAATGATTAATCACCGCATAGCACACGAGCTTTACTCATTGAATATACCTTTTATTCCTCGAATTATTAGTGAATCGGCTCACTCTTTGACTGGAATAGATATTCACCCCGGGGCAAATATCGGAGAAGAGTTTTTTATTGATCATGGAACAGGCGTTGTTATTGGCGAAACGTCCATAATTGGGCAAAGGTGTAGACTTTATCAGGGTGTAACCTTAGGGGCTTTAAGTTTTCCTAAAGAAGAAGACGGAAGCCTGACTAAAGGGATAGCCAGACACCCTATTTTAGAAGATAGAGTAACGGTTTATGCCGGAGCGACAATTTTGGGGCGTGTTACGATTGGAGCCGATGCGACTATCGGCGGAAATACTTGGATTACGCAAAACGTTCCTGCTGGCACAAAGATTTTACAGACAAAATATGTGAATGATTAA
- a CDS encoding S41 family peptidase, which translates to MHLRGKLKTLGKLTIFIVLITFATGALAENYDPLKRFTKVLELIKRNYVTEVTFDEIIDGAIKGMLQNLDPHSTFLTPEEYKETKENISSEFFGVGIELSTENGQVIVISPIEDTPAYKGGIKSGDLILSVDGTPTKNLSPQEVVSKIRGPKDTKVELLILHKDAKAPETIVLTRSSIPLVSVKSKEIEDGYYWLRLTRFSERTVDDLNNAIKEAAKKGPIKGIVLDLRNNPGGLLDQAVEVSDVFLRSGDIVSIKGRAGSSSSSFKAKNKTSDIDVPLVVLINAGSASASEIVAGALQDQNRALLVGERSFGKGSVQSIINLPDDSAIKLTVALYYTPSGRSIQAEGIEPDMEIPFELGTTGETDKLGFSIREQDLSKHLENGNIKDKKDNKPSDKKDNKDKKDIPLDVLKNKDVKSRSANINPDILPQYEKDNQLRMAYELLKAIPRVKEIKEYQNVKENNENKENQNIERPY; encoded by the coding sequence ATGCACTTAAGAGGCAAGTTGAAAACACTGGGAAAATTAACAATATTTATTGTATTAATAACTTTTGCGACGGGTGCATTGGCGGAAAACTATGATCCTCTCAAACGTTTTACTAAAGTATTGGAACTCATCAAACGCAATTATGTTACAGAAGTAACTTTTGATGAGATTATCGACGGAGCAATTAAGGGAATGTTGCAAAACCTTGACCCTCATTCTACCTTTTTAACTCCCGAAGAATACAAAGAAACAAAAGAAAACATCAGCTCTGAATTTTTTGGTGTGGGAATAGAACTTTCAACCGAAAACGGACAAGTAATTGTTATTTCACCGATTGAAGATACTCCGGCTTATAAAGGCGGAATAAAAAGCGGTGATTTAATTCTAAGCGTTGACGGAACTCCAACCAAAAATCTTTCACCTCAAGAAGTTGTTTCCAAAATTCGTGGTCCAAAAGATACAAAAGTAGAGTTATTAATTTTACATAAAGACGCAAAAGCCCCTGAAACTATAGTTTTAACAAGAAGCAGTATCCCGCTCGTTAGCGTAAAATCAAAAGAAATCGAAGACGGATATTATTGGTTACGTCTTACTCGCTTTAGCGAACGCACGGTTGATGATCTCAACAATGCCATTAAAGAAGCCGCCAAAAAAGGACCGATTAAAGGAATTGTTCTAGACCTTCGCAACAACCCCGGCGGACTTTTGGATCAAGCCGTAGAAGTATCAGACGTATTTTTACGCTCAGGCGATATTGTTTCTATTAAAGGACGAGCCGGAAGTTCAAGCAGTAGCTTTAAAGCAAAAAATAAAACTTCTGACATTGATGTTCCGCTTGTTGTCTTAATTAACGCAGGTTCAGCTTCCGCCTCTGAAATTGTTGCAGGAGCTCTTCAAGACCAAAACAGAGCCCTTTTAGTCGGAGAGCGTAGCTTTGGAAAAGGTTCTGTGCAAAGCATTATTAACCTCCCCGATGATTCGGCAATTAAATTGACGGTTGCTTTATATTATACTCCGAGCGGACGTTCTATTCAAGCAGAAGGTATAGAGCCTGATATGGAAATTCCTTTTGAGCTTGGAACCACGGGAGAAACCGACAAGCTAGGTTTTTCAATCAGAGAACAAGACCTGTCCAAACACTTGGAAAATGGTAATATAAAAGATAAAAAAGATAATAAGCCAAGCGACAAAAAAGATAATAAGGATAAAAAAGATATTCCTTTAGACGTATTAAAAAATAAAGACGTCAAAAGCCGCAGTGCAAATATCAACCCTGATATTTTACCACAATATGAAAAAGATAATCAACTCAGAATGGCATATGAACTTTTAAAAGCTATTCCCAGAGTAAAAGAAATCAAAGAATATCAAAACGTAAAAGAAAACAACGAAAACAAAGAAAATCAAAACATTGAACGGCCATATTAA
- the aspS gene encoding aspartate--tRNA ligase: MSEQQSTLDIQKEHQQYVEDLGNFKRTHNCSELNKNMLGQEVCLMGWVQGRRNLGKLIFVDLRDRNGLTQIVFSPDENAKAHENAHILRLEYVIAIKGIVRPRPDGMPNKNLKTGEIEVYVTEWKLLNTSKTPPFVLEDDTDASDTLRFEYRYLDLRRPVMAKNLKIRHQITMAVRNYLDESGFLDIETPLLTRSTPEGARDFLVPSRISSGHFYALPQSPQLFKQLLMIGGSDRYYQIARCFRDEDLRADRQPEFTQVDIEMSFVNEEDIMSMTEGLIKKVFKETLDYDVVTPFPRLSYDKAMLEYGVDKPDLRFELKLKDVTEILKNSESKVFAGAELIKAMRIPDGASLSRKEIDAFTELAKTYGALGLAWIKVKEDEWQSPLAKFISPEEKTALEKALDLKAGDLIFFQAGAKDMVNTALGNLRIQVAKHFKLIPDNSFNLLWVTEFPLFEYDPDSKRYIACHHPFTAPVQADFEKLGVSPDQIKARAYDLVLNGTEVGGGSIRNHNAEAQRKMFAALGFDSEEAEKQFGFLLEALELGAPPHGGIAFGLDRLTMLLTQSESIRDVIAFPKTQKATCLMTKAPGEVSEKQLKELSLKLSENTNEKKS, from the coding sequence ATGAGCGAACAACAAAGCACACTCGATATTCAAAAAGAACACCAACAATATGTTGAAGACCTTGGAAACTTCAAGCGTACTCACAATTGCAGCGAATTAAACAAAAACATGCTCGGACAAGAAGTCTGTTTGATGGGTTGGGTTCAAGGACGTCGTAACCTAGGAAAACTTATCTTCGTTGATTTAAGAGATAGAAACGGACTCACTCAAATTGTTTTTTCTCCCGATGAAAACGCCAAAGCCCATGAAAACGCTCATATTTTACGTCTTGAATATGTAATTGCCATTAAAGGGATTGTGCGTCCACGTCCTGACGGAATGCCCAACAAAAACTTAAAAACCGGCGAAATTGAAGTTTACGTAACCGAGTGGAAACTGCTTAACACCTCTAAAACTCCGCCTTTTGTTTTAGAAGACGATACTGATGCGTCTGATACTTTACGTTTTGAATATCGCTACCTTGATTTGCGTCGCCCTGTTATGGCAAAAAATTTAAAAATACGCCACCAAATAACCATGGCGGTTCGCAATTATCTTGATGAAAGCGGATTTTTAGACATAGAAACCCCTCTTTTAACCCGCTCTACTCCTGAAGGTGCCAGAGACTTCTTAGTTCCAAGTCGCATAAGCTCCGGACATTTTTACGCACTACCACAATCGCCTCAACTATTTAAACAACTACTTATGATTGGCGGTTCAGATCGTTATTATCAAATTGCACGCTGTTTTAGAGACGAAGACTTAAGAGCCGATCGTCAACCGGAATTTACTCAGGTTGATATAGAAATGTCTTTTGTCAACGAAGAAGATATTATGAGCATGACAGAAGGGCTTATAAAAAAAGTCTTTAAAGAAACTTTGGATTATGATGTCGTTACGCCTTTTCCTCGCCTAAGCTATGATAAAGCCATGCTTGAATACGGTGTCGATAAACCCGATTTACGTTTTGAACTTAAACTTAAAGATGTTACCGAGATTTTAAAAAACAGTGAAAGCAAAGTTTTTGCAGGTGCAGAACTGATTAAAGCCATGCGTATTCCTGATGGTGCTTCTTTAAGCCGAAAAGAAATCGATGCCTTTACCGAACTTGCCAAAACATACGGAGCCTTAGGCTTAGCTTGGATTAAAGTTAAAGAAGACGAGTGGCAATCGCCCCTTGCAAAATTTATCAGCCCCGAAGAAAAAACCGCTTTGGAAAAAGCCCTTGACCTTAAAGCCGGAGATCTTATATTTTTTCAAGCAGGTGCAAAAGATATGGTTAATACGGCTCTTGGGAATTTAAGAATTCAAGTAGCCAAACACTTTAAATTAATACCGGACAATTCTTTTAACCTTCTTTGGGTTACGGAATTTCCTTTGTTTGAATATGACCCTGATTCAAAGCGTTATATCGCTTGCCACCACCCTTTTACGGCTCCCGTGCAAGCAGATTTCGAAAAACTTGGCGTTTCTCCCGATCAAATTAAAGCCAGAGCCTACGACTTGGTTTTAAACGGAACGGAAGTCGGCGGAGGCTCAATCAGAAACCATAACGCCGAAGCACAAAGAAAAATGTTTGCCGCCTTGGGGTTTGATTCCGAAGAAGCAGAAAAACAATTTGGATTTTTACTTGAAGCTTTAGAGCTAGGTGCTCCTCCGCATGGAGGTATCGCCTTTGGCTTGGATCGCTTAACCATGTTACTTACTCAATCTGAATCAATTCGAGATGTTATTGCTTTTCCTAAAACCCAAAAGGCTACCTGCCTGATGACTAAAGCCCCGGGTGAAGTTAGCGAAAAACAACTTAAAGAGTTGAGTTTGAAGCTCTCTGAAAATACTAACGAAAAGAAAAGCTAA
- a CDS encoding transcriptional regulator: MQDKVLKEMEKAGKPVRPGDIAKALGVDSKEVSKAIDTLKKEGKVHSPKRCFYEPTPK, translated from the coding sequence ATGCAAGACAAAGTTTTAAAAGAAATGGAAAAAGCAGGGAAACCGGTACGCCCCGGTGATATAGCCAAAGCTCTCGGAGTTGATTCAAAAGAAGTAAGTAAAGCAATTGATACCCTTAAAAAAGAAGGGAAAGTTCATTCGCCAAAGCGTTGTTTTTATGAGCCAACTCCTAAATAA
- the hisS gene encoding histidine--tRNA ligase, with product MNKIQSIKGFADLFSPESDMFTFMETIAREVFSAYAYSELRIPIMEQTELFSRSIGGETDVVQKEMYTFPDRKDRSLTLRPEATAGIMRAYIEHNRQALEPVAKYFSFGPMFRYERPQKGRMRQFHQLDCECIGAVEPQADAEIILMLMNFLTKLGLKNIELEINSLGCKECRPEYKKALDAYFSKIPKDELCEDCRRRLETNPLRLLDCKVPHCKEYAKDAPIILDYNCEPCKQHYASVKEILELAGLPFVQNNRLVRGLDYYNRTTFEVVSKNIGSQASIAGGGRYDGLVASLGGPDVAGIGFACGMERLAMLMEKLEEQRPDFFIINLEPKGLNNSILLAEKLRSAGKKGELSFSVKSIKSQMRQADKIKAKKCLILGENELVNKTVTIKDLDTGEQTEISQENILEHI from the coding sequence ATGAATAAAATACAAAGCATTAAAGGTTTTGCCGACTTATTTAGCCCCGAAAGTGATATGTTTACCTTCATGGAAACAATAGCCAGAGAGGTGTTTTCTGCCTATGCTTACTCAGAGTTGCGCATTCCCATTATGGAACAAACAGAGTTGTTTTCTCGCTCTATAGGCGGAGAAACAGACGTTGTGCAAAAAGAAATGTATACCTTTCCCGATCGCAAAGACAGGTCGCTAACCTTACGCCCCGAAGCGACTGCGGGAATTATGCGTGCTTATATAGAACATAATCGCCAAGCGCTTGAACCTGTTGCAAAATATTTTTCCTTTGGTCCTATGTTTCGTTATGAACGCCCACAAAAGGGACGTATGCGTCAATTTCATCAACTTGACTGTGAATGTATTGGTGCGGTTGAGCCACAGGCTGATGCGGAAATAATCCTTATGCTAATGAATTTCTTAACAAAACTTGGATTAAAAAATATAGAGCTTGAAATAAACTCTTTGGGTTGTAAAGAATGTAGACCGGAATATAAAAAAGCCCTTGATGCTTATTTTTCTAAAATACCAAAAGATGAATTATGTGAAGATTGTCGTCGCAGGCTCGAAACTAACCCCTTACGCCTTTTAGACTGTAAGGTTCCGCATTGTAAAGAATATGCCAAAGACGCTCCTATTATTTTGGATTACAATTGTGAACCCTGTAAGCAACATTACGCTTCGGTAAAAGAAATTTTAGAATTGGCGGGTCTGCCTTTTGTACAAAACAACCGCTTAGTAAGGGGCTTAGATTATTATAACCGCACCACCTTTGAAGTTGTTTCAAAAAATATCGGCTCTCAAGCTTCAATCGCCGGCGGTGGACGTTATGACGGATTAGTTGCTTCACTCGGTGGCCCTGATGTTGCGGGAATAGGCTTTGCTTGCGGAATGGAACGCTTGGCAATGTTAATGGAAAAGTTGGAAGAACAAAGACCTGACTTTTTTATCATCAATCTAGAACCAAAAGGTCTGAATAACTCTATATTGTTGGCAGAAAAATTACGCTCAGCCGGAAAAAAAGGCGAACTTAGTTTTTCAGTAAAAAGTATAAAAAGCCAAATGCGTCAAGCTGACAAAATAAAAGCAAAAAAATGTCTGATTTTAGGCGAAAATGAACTGGTTAACAAAACTGTAACAATTAAAGATTTGGATACAGGCGAACAAACCGAAATCAGCCAAGAAAATATTTTGGAACATATTTAA
- a CDS encoding flagellar basal body rod C-terminal domain-containing protein, whose amino-acid sequence MNISNNTAASALNALSVDMLVRSNNIANINTQEFKASSVSFMDNPHSSGVSVGAITPSTVPGAFMPGTIVNITDRGESLQMGLVEASNTDLTREFSQMIMTQRAYEANTKTITATEEMSGTLINMIA is encoded by the coding sequence ATGAATATCTCAAATAACACGGCCGCAAGTGCACTTAACGCTCTTAGCGTTGATATGTTGGTTCGTTCTAACAATATCGCCAATATCAACACCCAAGAGTTTAAAGCAAGCTCCGTCTCTTTTATGGATAATCCCCACAGTTCCGGAGTTAGTGTTGGGGCGATTACGCCAAGCACAGTTCCCGGAGCTTTTATGCCGGGAACAATCGTAAATATTACAGATCGTGGCGAAAGCTTGCAGATGGGACTTGTTGAAGCCAGCAATACAGATTTAACCAGAGAATTCAGCCAAATGATTATGACTCAACGCGCCTATGAAGCAAACACAAAAACAATTACAGCCACAGAAGAAATGTCAGGCACTTTGATTAATATGATTGCCTAA